Proteins from a single region of Dyadobacter fanqingshengii:
- a CDS encoding DUF5672 family protein produces MKSSKEKSVAVVIPVYKSVMNDNEKLSLKQCMKVLGKYPVKIAKPASLDLNAITTAYPNIELISFDDAYFTDIAAYNRLMISIDFYKQFLAYEYILIYQLDAYVFQDSLLEWCAKGFDYIGAPSLHMPALDALQAASYQQFADALSTHRVVFNGGLSLRRIPAIIRYLKIYNAVYPAWLGNEDMLFSQEATRLMPMKLFLKLPSWHDALGFAFEKSPAATYEITQHKLPFGCHAWERYDPQFWSSFISENQ; encoded by the coding sequence GTGAAATCAAGCAAAGAGAAATCAGTTGCCGTCGTCATTCCGGTTTATAAATCGGTGATGAATGACAATGAAAAATTGTCATTGAAGCAATGCATGAAGGTTTTGGGCAAATATCCCGTCAAAATTGCGAAGCCAGCGAGCCTGGACCTGAATGCTATAACCACAGCTTATCCAAACATTGAACTCATTAGCTTTGACGACGCATATTTCACGGATATTGCAGCCTATAACCGGCTCATGATCTCCATTGATTTTTACAAACAATTTCTCGCTTACGAATACATATTGATCTATCAGCTAGACGCTTACGTTTTCCAGGATTCACTTTTGGAATGGTGTGCAAAAGGCTTTGATTACATTGGAGCGCCTTCCCTGCATATGCCTGCACTTGACGCGTTGCAAGCTGCGTCTTACCAGCAGTTTGCGGATGCACTTTCAACGCACCGCGTTGTGTTCAATGGCGGGCTTTCGTTAAGGCGGATTCCGGCCATTATCCGCTATTTAAAGATCTACAATGCAGTTTATCCGGCTTGGTTAGGAAATGAGGACATGCTTTTTTCGCAGGAAGCAACGCGGTTGATGCCTATGAAACTGTTTTTAAAACTTCCTTCCTGGCACGACGCATTGGGCTTTGCTTTTGAGAAAAGTCCGGCTGCCACTTATGAGATCACGCAGCACAAACTGCCTTTCGGTTGTCATGCCTGGGAGCGCTATGATCCGCAATTTTGGTCTTCATTTATTTCTGAAAATCAGTAA
- the tpiA gene encoding triose-phosphate isomerase, with protein MRKKIVAGNWKMNKVLDEAVALTSELVNMANDEVQSDVKVILCPPSIYLTTIKKYLESAPNFALAAQNCSDKVSGAYTGEISAQMLQSIGVEYVLVGHSERRQYFNESNAVLAEKVNTALANGVSPIFCCGESLDQRQNEDYIGFVKNQITESLFHLSEEQLLSVIIAYEPIWAIGTGLTASAEQAQEMHASLRQHIASKYGADIAEEISILYGGSVTAASAAELFSSPDIDGGLVGGASLKSREFTNIIKAR; from the coding sequence ATGCGAAAAAAAATTGTTGCAGGTAACTGGAAGATGAACAAAGTTCTGGATGAAGCAGTTGCGCTGACTTCGGAACTCGTAAATATGGCTAATGATGAGGTTCAAAGTGATGTAAAAGTGATCCTTTGCCCTCCTTCCATTTATCTTACTACTATCAAGAAATATCTGGAAAGCGCACCGAATTTTGCCCTGGCTGCACAGAACTGCTCAGACAAGGTTTCGGGTGCCTATACGGGAGAGATTTCGGCTCAAATGTTGCAGTCTATCGGCGTGGAATATGTGCTGGTAGGGCACAGCGAGCGTCGCCAATATTTTAATGAAAGCAATGCTGTCCTGGCAGAAAAAGTGAATACGGCGCTGGCAAACGGCGTCTCACCCATTTTCTGCTGCGGCGAATCGCTGGATCAGCGCCAAAATGAAGACTATATTGGATTTGTAAAAAACCAGATTACAGAGAGTCTTTTCCACCTTTCGGAGGAACAATTGCTCTCTGTTATCATTGCCTATGAGCCGATCTGGGCGATCGGCACGGGCTTAACAGCTTCTGCTGAGCAGGCTCAGGAAATGCATGCATCTTTGCGTCAGCACATTGCTTCGAAATATGGAGCGGACATTGCTGAGGAGATTTCTATTTTGTACGGCGGCAGTGTTACAGCAGCCAGCGCTGCGGAATTGTTTAGCTCCCCGGACATCGACGGCGGCCTGGTGGGTGGCGCATCCTTGAAATCCAGGGAGTTTACAAACATTATCAAGGCGAGATAA
- a CDS encoding OmpA family protein: MNFKVLLAGAIAIVFSFSPGFGQITNSPKVEEQSVPYVKIRRVELTDQQTIIHFQFVEKKAVQVQPRNLPFPINPRQKQQFQQPNAGAIWLDPETRLYKPGEIDVKFKFIKADNIPTSGSKEIMPGDTVNFVAYFERLDPGIEVFDFYEGRSTGGSQSWNFYGIHIKNPPKKDAKAPQATAKVDKPIKKPVQPAPATKPKIAEEPKPVEEPSEAEKPIEAEKSESALDKLKAGGLGKVAVGETISLPNVYFETSKVDLLPESYEELNTLVDLMKESENIKIRVEGHTDNVGDFDKNLELSRKRAESVRSYLIEKGIAADRIEAKGYGGTRPLAKGTSEVERSKNRRVEFVVTQM, translated from the coding sequence ATGAATTTCAAAGTGCTTTTGGCAGGAGCAATTGCCATTGTATTTTCATTCAGTCCCGGTTTTGGACAAATCACGAATAGCCCTAAGGTTGAAGAGCAGTCTGTGCCCTACGTAAAAATCAGGCGTGTGGAGCTTACAGATCAGCAAACGATCATTCATTTTCAATTTGTTGAGAAAAAAGCGGTTCAGGTTCAGCCGCGCAATCTTCCATTTCCTATTAATCCAAGGCAAAAACAGCAATTCCAGCAGCCGAATGCGGGCGCAATCTGGCTTGATCCTGAAACCAGACTATATAAGCCCGGTGAAATTGATGTAAAATTTAAATTCATCAAAGCCGATAACATCCCAACTTCCGGTTCGAAAGAAATAATGCCGGGTGACACCGTCAATTTTGTGGCTTATTTTGAGCGTCTGGATCCGGGAATCGAGGTTTTTGACTTTTACGAAGGCCGGAGTACAGGTGGAAGCCAGTCTTGGAATTTCTATGGCATACACATTAAAAATCCGCCGAAAAAGGATGCCAAAGCACCGCAAGCCACCGCAAAAGTGGATAAGCCGATAAAAAAGCCGGTCCAGCCAGCGCCTGCAACTAAGCCGAAAATCGCCGAAGAACCAAAGCCTGTTGAAGAACCCTCCGAAGCCGAAAAGCCAATAGAAGCTGAAAAATCAGAAAGTGCGTTGGACAAACTGAAAGCTGGCGGACTAGGTAAAGTTGCGGTGGGTGAAACGATTAGCTTGCCTAATGTTTATTTCGAGACCTCAAAAGTGGATCTGCTGCCCGAGTCATACGAAGAACTTAACACGCTGGTTGACCTGATGAAGGAAAGTGAAAACATCAAGATCAGAGTAGAAGGGCACACGGATAATGTGGGTGATTTTGACAAAAATCTCGAACTATCCAGGAAGCGGGCGGAATCGGTTAGGAGTTATTTGATTGAAAAAGGGATCGCTGCCGATCGGATTGAAGCGAAAGGCTACGGAGGCACCCGCCCATTGGCGAAAGGCACCTCCGAAGTTGAACGCAGCAAAAACAGAAGGGTAGAGTTTGTAGTTACCCAAATGTAA
- the mnmD gene encoding tRNA (5-methylaminomethyl-2-thiouridine)(34)-methyltransferase MnmD: protein MERLIITEDGSHSLYSPQYNQQYHSLQGALVEAEHIYINLGLRPLLEEAESTVRVFEMGFGTGLNAFLTWKLADLLKKDIRYVAVEAFPVSRDEAFSLNYSSLTGQSGFMELHDCPWSEDCVLSGHFSLRKEHLRLEDFKSTEKFDVIYYDAFDPRAQPELWTAEIFSQIAAQTRQGGVLVTYSSKGVAKRALRAAGFEVQRHKGPGRKTHVLKAIKI from the coding sequence TTGGAACGCCTCATTATAACCGAAGACGGTTCTCATTCGCTGTACAGTCCACAATACAATCAGCAATATCACTCCTTACAAGGTGCGCTGGTAGAAGCGGAGCACATTTATATTAATCTTGGCCTGCGTCCGTTGCTGGAAGAAGCGGAATCTACGGTCCGCGTTTTCGAAATGGGTTTTGGAACCGGACTCAATGCCTTCCTGACCTGGAAACTGGCCGATTTGTTAAAAAAAGATATCCGTTACGTCGCAGTTGAAGCCTTTCCCGTCTCACGGGACGAGGCTTTTTCTTTGAATTATTCTTCATTAACAGGCCAGTCCGGGTTTATGGAGCTGCACGACTGTCCCTGGTCCGAAGATTGCGTGCTTTCCGGGCATTTTAGCTTACGAAAAGAGCATTTAAGGCTTGAAGATTTTAAATCAACAGAAAAATTTGATGTAATTTACTATGACGCCTTCGACCCGAGGGCCCAGCCGGAACTGTGGACAGCAGAAATATTTTCACAGATAGCAGCCCAAACGCGCCAGGGCGGCGTATTGGTAACATATTCGTCTAAGGGGGTTGCGAAACGCGCATTGCGTGCGGCAGGTTTTGAGGTTCAGAGGCACAAAGGACCGGGACGAAAAACGCATGTTCTGAAAGCAATAAAAATTTAA
- a CDS encoding NUDIX domain-containing protein, whose translation MNVRPSAIILQDERVLTLRYCYGDQEVYALPGGNPDPGECLSQALSRELHEELGVQTKVNNMAICGEVIWPEIKKETLHILFLTSITEGTPELNPVHTSALEMVWLPVAELGSKLLYPNVGREIMGIYQKAANPGHIGVIDQPYIK comes from the coding sequence ATGAATGTCCGTCCTTCTGCCATTATTTTACAAGATGAGCGCGTGCTCACTTTACGCTATTGCTATGGAGATCAGGAGGTTTATGCATTGCCGGGAGGCAACCCTGATCCGGGAGAATGTCTTTCACAAGCACTTTCCAGGGAACTTCATGAGGAGCTGGGCGTACAAACCAAGGTCAATAATATGGCTATTTGCGGGGAGGTGATCTGGCCGGAGATTAAAAAAGAAACACTTCACATTCTTTTTCTGACATCCATCACCGAAGGCACTCCGGAACTCAATCCAGTCCACACTTCCGCTTTGGAAATGGTGTGGCTGCCGGTTGCAGAACTGGGTAGCAAACTATTATATCCGAATGTGGGCAGAGAAATAATGGGCATCTATCAAAAAGCGGCTAACCCTGGACACATTGGCGTTATTGACCAGCCATATATCAAATAA
- the lpcA gene encoding D-sedoheptulose 7-phosphate isomerase: protein MDYSSIISQELKEAQSVLDQFLNDPVQIEKIEKAARLMADAILANGKIISCGNGGSHCDAMHFAEELTGRYRDNRRSLPAIAISDVSHLSCVSNDYGYEFVFSRFIEGLGQPGDVLFGLSTSGNSANIIKATEAARAKGMKVIIMSGKDGGKLAGAADIEIRVPHFGYADRIQEIHIKVIHIFMLLIEKMVLQE, encoded by the coding sequence ATGGATTACAGCAGCATTATTAGCCAGGAATTAAAAGAGGCACAAAGCGTTTTAGATCAGTTTTTGAATGATCCTGTACAAATTGAAAAAATAGAAAAAGCCGCCCGCTTGATGGCAGATGCGATTTTGGCAAATGGAAAAATCATCTCCTGCGGAAACGGCGGCTCACATTGCGACGCCATGCATTTCGCAGAAGAACTTACCGGCCGCTATCGCGATAATCGGCGTTCACTGCCTGCAATCGCGATATCAGACGTGAGCCATTTGAGCTGTGTGAGCAATGACTATGGTTATGAATTTGTATTTTCCCGTTTTATAGAAGGCCTGGGACAGCCGGGTGACGTTCTGTTTGGGCTTAGCACAAGCGGCAATTCGGCTAACATTATCAAAGCAACCGAGGCAGCGAGGGCCAAGGGCATGAAGGTGATCATTATGTCCGGGAAAGATGGCGGGAAGCTGGCCGGAGCCGCGGACATTGAGATCCGTGTGCCGCACTTTGGATATGCCGATCGCATCCAGGAAATACACATCAAGGTGATCCATATTTTCATGCTTTTGATTGAAAAAATGGTTTTGCAGGAATAA
- a CDS encoding pepsin/retropepsin-like aspartic protease family protein, whose product MKTSKWLVVAIILFTSSISFAKTEDVPPVSEEKYGYFLDKNHKSTRIPFELHSNLILLYAKINDTDSLRFILDTGVSSIIITDPYVLKPDKLRLTRKVNLTGAGEGKSISAHVAIDNKFSMGRLKANHQNIVVLEQDFLRLSEYVGVPVHGIFGYEIFNNFVVTIDFSKKELILMRPDKYRYKPSKGDKHPLIIEDTKPFTDAVTLFADGREHPIRVLIDTGAGHALLLNNSPKESFRLPEKVIRAQLGRGLNGVINGNLGRIDRLKLGRFTMDNIVASFPDSIAFGSKLRAGQSRQGNIGCELLRRFKVTMNYSESYMVLKPVKSRLREKFEHDMSGMEIRAEGIDLRSYIVNHIADDSPALKAGLLEGDQLLFIDDHSASDMNVSEIYKLLQRGDGRNIDLLVKRKGDIFFTQITLKRMI is encoded by the coding sequence ATGAAAACGTCTAAGTGGTTAGTTGTAGCGATCATACTTTTTACGAGCAGCATATCATTTGCTAAAACAGAAGATGTACCCCCCGTTTCAGAGGAGAAGTATGGCTACTTTCTAGATAAAAATCACAAATCTACCCGCATCCCTTTTGAACTGCATTCAAACCTCATTCTTTTGTATGCAAAGATCAACGATACTGACTCCCTCCGCTTCATTCTGGACACGGGGGTAAGTTCCATTATTATCACTGACCCCTACGTTCTCAAACCAGACAAGCTCCGGTTAACCAGAAAAGTAAACCTCACGGGCGCTGGCGAAGGAAAAAGCATTTCGGCTCACGTCGCGATCGATAATAAATTTTCGATGGGTCGGCTCAAAGCCAATCACCAGAACATTGTGGTTTTGGAACAGGATTTTTTAAGACTGTCGGAATACGTTGGTGTGCCTGTCCACGGCATTTTTGGCTATGAAATTTTCAACAACTTTGTCGTTACCATTGACTTTTCTAAAAAGGAATTGATCTTAATGCGCCCCGATAAATATCGTTACAAACCCAGTAAGGGCGATAAGCATCCGCTGATCATTGAGGATACCAAGCCATTCACGGATGCGGTAACGCTTTTTGCTGACGGTCGCGAACACCCCATCCGGGTGTTGATCGATACAGGCGCCGGTCACGCGCTGTTGCTGAACAATTCACCAAAAGAGTCGTTCAGGCTGCCTGAAAAAGTGATTCGCGCGCAATTAGGCAGGGGATTGAATGGCGTGATCAACGGAAATCTGGGCAGGATCGATCGTCTGAAATTGGGCAGGTTTACTATGGACAACATTGTGGCATCCTTCCCCGACAGCATTGCATTCGGATCTAAACTTCGTGCGGGACAGTCTCGCCAGGGCAACATTGGATGCGAATTGCTGCGCCGCTTTAAGGTTACGATGAATTATTCCGAAAGTTATATGGTGCTCAAACCTGTCAAAAGCCGTCTGCGGGAGAAATTTGAACACGATATGAGCGGAATGGAAATTCGCGCAGAAGGGATTGACCTGCGTTCGTACATTGTAAATCACATTGCGGATGATTCCCCTGCATTGAAAGCGGGGCTGCTGGAAGGTGATCAGTTGCTATTTATCGATGACCATTCGGCTTCCGACATGAATGTGAGCGAAATTTATAAGCTATTGCAACGCGGAGACGGCAGAAATATTGATCTGCTTGTAAAACGGAAAGGGGACATTTTCTTTACCCAAATCACCCTGAAAAGAATGATTTAA
- a CDS encoding DEAD/DEAH box helicase produces MENEKKEKLSNFLLRRAEKDVLSRGRSIYSSGGLKVSKLDYNGPGNAEFKVKSDYSIQFYQIYIRDFLTPQITTECSCPDKNGLCKHRVAGILYILDKMPTIKQVMHEMSSTVIDLAEIKELQLRNLVLEDTWKNREAIQNVTIVSAKEGEAQCIVQENGEDFTVDFQRIKSTKQVHTSCTCNQQLWVPLCQHKLAALLKLREELGERAFEVMRDLTVEKNNLLAEYGYSLQDDIKGKFEFKLDEDGGLYLIKADPALQKVGPYQDWHTLRERILPAQNVSFSVSTDSQQDEEDRISIFVFWPKGKNHLLDIGFGVFSVKYSSKSEKITNIRNIAGGSSHYYSADEIPVLTDADARLVRIAKHWEEGLQKFIRKQGWAYNAYLHFDDVSSEQRYEARNYVGKHLNRIFNDLDAERVYLADGDYVTSNNQLTQLELHREPVKLFFVLTEDKEFITLNPYVELTAGSPLELQKVISLDSFWLGIHNDKTLFRWAGISEAEMVAYLGQTGYKIRVKKEFSDEFLKDWIIPVAEQFDVIFQTRHEVLSRPLTFSKPRIYLKEDDANLLIVPHFVYQDENEVGSEVTFMRDQRRSKTGFEDNKITMLERDLPAENAVWEWVKSLNPAFANQTGQPFFYVPLDQVMKGGWLFNFVEAVGKKKYELLGFKDLKKMRFNPNRGTVKVNASSGIDWFDMTVEITFGDQRISLAEAKKALLKKQNYVQLQDGSLGVLPDEWISKLEPLLQFGRVNGEKIHLSKIHFSLIDELVSETDNEEVFRELYEKKQKLLNFKQIPNVALPGNVNATLRQYQEEGYKWIHFLDEFGWGGCLADDMGLGKTLQMLTFLQQQKNLNPQNTNLVVVPTTLIFNWQAEAAKFTPDLSLYVHRGMARRKDIDFFREYDIILTTYGTMRSDVELLRKFDFNYIVLDEAQAIKNPDSLTSKASRLLHAKNRLTMTGTPVENNTFDLYSQFEFLNPGMLGHADFFRSEYATPIDKYQDKEKAAELRKLVYPFMLKRTKEEVATDLPDKTETILFCEMGVKQRKVYDTFREKYRLEIAEKLATEGLNKSSFLILEALLKLRQICDSPSILSGDEDFGNESAKLEEIVREIEENASNHKILIFSQFLGMLDLIRQHLEKVNIPYEYLDGQTVDRAGRVNRFQSDQTCRVFLMSLKAGGVGLNLTEADYVYLVDPWWNPAVERQAIDRTHRIGQTRKVFAYKMICKDTIEEKILLLQQRKQDLAEDLVGGESGFIKKLSQEDIMGLFS; encoded by the coding sequence ATGGAAAACGAAAAGAAGGAGAAATTATCCAACTTCTTATTAAGGCGGGCGGAGAAGGATGTATTGTCGAGAGGGCGTTCCATTTATAGCAGCGGGGGATTAAAGGTCTCCAAGCTCGACTATAACGGTCCGGGTAATGCCGAATTTAAGGTCAAGAGCGACTATTCTATTCAATTTTACCAAATATACATCCGGGATTTTCTCACGCCGCAGATCACTACCGAGTGCTCTTGTCCGGACAAAAACGGGCTTTGCAAGCATCGCGTTGCCGGCATTTTATACATTCTGGATAAAATGCCGACCATTAAGCAGGTTATGCATGAAATGAGCAGCACGGTTATTGATCTGGCCGAAATCAAAGAACTTCAACTGAGAAATCTGGTTCTGGAAGACACCTGGAAAAACAGGGAAGCGATTCAGAATGTCACCATAGTTTCAGCCAAAGAGGGTGAGGCACAATGTATTGTGCAAGAAAATGGCGAAGATTTTACCGTCGATTTTCAGCGCATTAAAAGCACCAAGCAGGTTCACACTTCCTGCACTTGTAATCAGCAACTTTGGGTGCCGTTATGTCAGCACAAATTGGCTGCATTGCTCAAACTGCGGGAAGAACTGGGCGAACGCGCTTTTGAAGTAATGCGCGATTTGACGGTTGAAAAAAATAATCTACTAGCGGAATATGGCTATTCACTTCAGGATGACATCAAAGGAAAGTTTGAGTTCAAGCTCGACGAAGATGGAGGCCTTTACCTGATCAAAGCCGACCCTGCACTGCAGAAAGTGGGCCCTTACCAGGATTGGCATACATTAAGGGAGCGCATTTTGCCAGCGCAAAACGTCTCTTTCAGTGTTTCTACGGATAGTCAGCAAGACGAGGAGGACCGGATCTCCATTTTTGTTTTTTGGCCGAAAGGTAAAAATCATTTACTGGACATTGGTTTCGGCGTTTTTTCTGTCAAATACAGCTCCAAATCGGAGAAGATCACTAATATCCGGAACATTGCCGGCGGTTCGAGCCATTATTATTCTGCGGACGAAATTCCGGTGCTTACTGATGCGGATGCGCGACTTGTGCGCATAGCGAAGCATTGGGAAGAAGGTTTGCAAAAGTTCATTCGCAAGCAGGGCTGGGCTTACAATGCTTATCTGCATTTCGATGACGTGAGTTCGGAGCAGCGTTACGAGGCCAGAAATTATGTTGGGAAGCATTTGAACAGGATTTTCAATGACCTGGATGCAGAACGTGTTTACCTCGCAGATGGCGATTATGTAACCAGCAATAATCAGCTCACGCAGCTTGAATTGCACCGTGAACCAGTAAAACTCTTCTTCGTTCTGACGGAGGATAAGGAATTTATTACATTAAATCCCTATGTAGAATTGACTGCCGGAAGTCCTTTGGAATTGCAGAAAGTGATTTCGCTGGATAGTTTTTGGTTGGGCATTCACAATGATAAAACGCTTTTCCGCTGGGCTGGCATTAGCGAGGCCGAAATGGTCGCATATCTGGGCCAGACGGGTTATAAAATTCGGGTTAAGAAAGAATTTTCAGACGAATTCCTGAAAGATTGGATCATTCCGGTGGCTGAGCAGTTTGATGTCATTTTTCAAACGCGGCACGAGGTGCTTTCCCGTCCCTTAACTTTTAGTAAACCAAGGATTTATCTGAAAGAAGATGATGCTAACCTGCTCATCGTTCCCCATTTTGTTTATCAGGATGAAAATGAAGTAGGCTCCGAAGTAACATTCATGCGTGATCAGCGCCGGAGCAAAACAGGCTTCGAAGACAATAAAATAACGATGCTGGAACGCGACCTTCCCGCCGAAAACGCCGTTTGGGAGTGGGTAAAATCGTTGAATCCGGCTTTTGCAAATCAAACGGGTCAGCCATTTTTTTATGTTCCTCTGGACCAGGTAATGAAAGGCGGGTGGCTTTTCAATTTTGTGGAGGCGGTTGGTAAGAAGAAATACGAGCTTTTGGGTTTCAAAGACCTGAAAAAAATGCGCTTCAATCCAAATCGCGGCACGGTGAAAGTGAATGCTTCTTCAGGCATTGATTGGTTTGATATGACCGTGGAAATTACTTTCGGCGACCAACGCATCTCGCTTGCCGAGGCGAAAAAAGCATTGCTGAAAAAGCAGAATTACGTTCAGTTACAGGATGGTTCCCTGGGCGTTTTACCTGATGAATGGATCAGTAAGCTCGAACCATTGCTGCAATTCGGGCGTGTGAATGGCGAAAAAATCCATTTGTCCAAAATTCATTTTTCGCTGATTGATGAACTGGTTTCGGAAACGGATAATGAAGAGGTCTTCCGTGAGCTTTATGAGAAAAAGCAAAAACTGCTCAATTTCAAGCAAATTCCGAATGTTGCTTTACCTGGAAATGTGAATGCTACATTAAGACAATATCAGGAAGAGGGTTATAAGTGGATCCACTTTCTGGATGAGTTTGGCTGGGGCGGCTGTTTGGCGGATGATATGGGTTTAGGAAAAACCCTGCAAATGCTAACATTCTTGCAACAGCAAAAAAACCTCAATCCGCAAAATACGAATCTTGTCGTAGTTCCTACTACGCTGATTTTCAACTGGCAAGCAGAAGCGGCAAAATTCACGCCGGATCTGAGCCTGTACGTGCATCGCGGCATGGCGCGCAGGAAGGACATTGATTTTTTCAGGGAATACGATATTATCCTGACCACTTACGGCACCATGAGGAGTGACGTGGAGCTGCTAAGGAAATTTGATTTCAACTACATTGTGCTGGATGAAGCGCAAGCCATTAAAAATCCTGATTCGCTGACTTCAAAAGCTTCGCGGTTATTGCATGCGAAGAACCGCTTGACGATGACGGGAACGCCTGTTGAGAATAACACATTTGATCTTTACTCGCAATTTGAATTCCTGAATCCGGGTATGCTGGGTCATGCGGACTTTTTCCGCAGCGAATATGCCACACCGATTGACAAATATCAGGACAAAGAAAAGGCGGCAGAATTGCGCAAGCTGGTTTATCCGTTTATGCTAAAACGCACAAAGGAGGAAGTTGCTACGGATTTGCCCGACAAAACAGAAACCATATTGTTCTGCGAAATGGGCGTGAAGCAACGCAAGGTTTACGATACGTTCCGTGAAAAATACAGACTTGAAATTGCAGAAAAGCTTGCCACAGAAGGCTTGAACAAAAGCAGTTTCCTGATTCTGGAAGCACTTTTAAAGCTGAGACAAATTTGCGATTCGCCTTCCATCTTGTCTGGCGATGAAGATTTTGGCAATGAATCAGCCAAGCTGGAAGAAATTGTAAGGGAGATTGAGGAAAATGCTTCGAACCATAAGATATTGATTTTCAGTCAGTTTCTGGGGATGTTGGATTTGATTCGTCAGCATCTTGAAAAGGTGAACATTCCATATGAATATTTGGATGGCCAAACGGTAGACCGGGCCGGTCGCGTGAATCGTTTCCAGAGTGACCAGACTTGCCGCGTATTCCTGATGAGCCTTAAAGCGGGTGGTGTAGGCCTTAACCTCACCGAAGCGGACTACGTTTACTTGGTTGATCCATGGTGGAACCCGGCAGTAGAACGCCAGGCTATAGACCGAACACACAGAATCGGTCAGACGCGTAAGGTGTTTGCTTATAAAATGATCTGTAAGGATACAATTGAAGAGAAAATCCTTTTGCTTCAACAACGGAAGCAGGATCTGGCAGAAGATCTGGTAGGAGGAGAATCGGGCTTTATCAAGAAACTAAGCCAAGAAGACATTATGGGGCTTTTTAGTTAA